A genomic stretch from Arachis stenosperma cultivar V10309 chromosome 3, arast.V10309.gnm1.PFL2, whole genome shotgun sequence includes:
- the LOC130970509 gene encoding ubiquitin carboxyl-terminal hydrolase 8, whose amino-acid sequence MESVPSEDSHSENNDDERVYFVPLRWWKEAKGPMPEGSEGKEGVLYSGVAGSSYAGPMKIINNIFNSDLMFGLKREEESSMQNRENGEVGVSGRDFALVSGEMWLQALKWHSDSKNAIKDEKGCSSTEDDMADIYPLQLKLNVQKETKSLGVRISKKDNAPELFKRSCKIFGVDTEMLRIWDFSGRTTLFFLNDKSKISSEGQKQSEEIFLELQVYGLSDPSRCKEGKKDENNSSFKMNGIAFCPGEAGSLGLTGLQNLGNTCFMNSALQCLAHTPKLVDYFLEDYAKEINHDNPLGMDGEIALAFGDLLRKLWAPGAGPVAPRAFKAKLARFAPQFSGFNQHDSQELLAFLLDGLHEDLNRVKRKPYIEAKDADDRPDTEVADEYWHNHLARNDSIIVDVCQGQYKSTLVCPICRKVSVTFDPFMYLSLPLPSTTMRTMTLTVVNNGINGITQLSPYTVSVPKNGKLQDLTRALGIACSLGLDETLLVAEAYNNMIIRFLEDPSDSLSLIRDADRLVAYRFMKDNSDGPFLVFTNQQMEKPQTHGKSTPNWKAFGVPIVSKHCNVTKGSDLRDLYLKLLNSFQISTEESLENLDLSNKTERMAETEGTESPHLSSSMNGEDSSSDGGLEFYITDEKGIVKDSKISMNEPLEINQELRLLHVLVYWSDKQIQQFDSQLFSPLPEVYKSGFLAKKPQESASLYKCLDTFLQEEPLGPEDMWYCPSCKKHRQASKKLDLWRLPEILVIHLKRFQYSRYMKNKLETYVDFPVDNLDLSAYISHRNGKSYQYMLYAISNHYGSMGGGHYTAFVHHGGDQWYDFDDSNVHPISKEKIKSSAAYVLFYRRVVEG is encoded by the exons ATGGAAAGTGTTCCTTCGGAAGATTCACATTCAGAAAACAACGATGACGAGCGAGTCTATTTCGTTCCTCTCAG GTGGTGGAAGGAAGCTAAGGGTCCAATGCCGGAGGGTTCGGAAGGGAAGGAGGGTGTTTTATATTCAGGTGTTGCTGGTTCTTCATATGCAGGTCCTATGAAGATCATCAACAACATATTCAATTCGGATCTCATGTTTGGTCTCAAGAGGGAGGAGGAGTCATCCATGCAGAATCGCGAGAATGGCGAGGTTGGTGTGTCTGGCAGGGACTTTGCATTGGTTTCTGGGGAAATGTGGTTGCAGGCACTCAAGTG GCATAGTGATTCAAAAAATGCAATAAAGGATGAGAAAGGGTGTTCATCTACTGAGGACGATATGGCAGACATATATCCTTTACAACTTAAGCTAAATGTTCAGAAAGAAACAAAATCATTGGGAGTAAGAATAAGCAAAAAG GACAACGCACCTGAGCTCTTTAAAAGATCCTGTAAAATATTTGGTGTAGATACAGAGATG TTACGCATTTGGGACTTTTCAGGTCGGACAACCTTATTTTTTCTGAATGACAAAAGCAAGATTTCATCCGAAGGTCAAAAGCAGTCCGAGGAG ATTTTTCTAGAGTTGCAAGTTTATGGGTTGTCAGACCCATCGAGATGTAAAGAAGGGAAGAAAGACGAGAATAATAGTTCGTTTAAGATGAATGGTATCGCTTTTTGCCCTGGCGAAGCTGGTTCATTGGGATTAACCGGATTGCAAAACCTGGGAAATACTTGTTTCATGAACAGTGCTCTCCAGTGCCTAGCACACACACCAAAGCTTGTTGACTATTTTCTTGAAGATTATGCCAAAGAAATAAATCATGATAACCCATTGGGAATGGAT GGTGAGATAGCTTTGGCATTTGGAGATTTACTTAGGAAGCTATGGGCTCCTGGAGCGGGTCCGGTAGCACCAAGAGCTTTCAAAGCAAAGCTTGCTAGATTTGCACCTCAATTTAGTGGATTTAATCAGCATGATTCCCAA GAGCTTCTTGCTTTCTTATTGGATGGACTTCATGAAGATTTGAATCGTGTTAAACGTAAGCCATATATTGAAGCCAAGGATGCTGATGATCGACCAGATACAGAGGTTGCCGACGAATATTGGCATAACCATTTGGCTCGCAATGATTCTATAATTGTTGATGTGTGCCAA GGTCAATATAAATCAACATTAGTTTGTCCAATTTGTAGAAAGGTCTCTGTGACATTTGATCCATTCATGTACTTATCATTACCTCTGCCGTCGACAACAATGAGAACAATGACTTTGACTGTTGTGAATAATGGCATTAATGGAATTACTCAATTATCACCGTACACTGTTTCCGTCCCAAAAAATGGAAAACTTCAAGATCTGACTAGAGCTTTAGGCATTGCATGTTCTTTGGGGCTTGATGAAACTTTATTGGTGGCTGAG GCATACAACAACATGATTATACGTTTTCTTGAAGATCCATCTGATTCATTATCCTTAATCAGAGATGCTGACAGACTTGTTGCTTACCGATTTATGAAAGATAATAGTGATGGACCTTTTCTTGTCTTTACAAATCAGCAGATGGAGAA GCCGCAAACTCATGGGAAATCAACTCCAAATTGGAAGGCTTTTGGAGTTCCTATTGTGTCTAAGCATTGCAATGTTACAAAAGGATCTGATCTCCGTGATCTCTATCTAAAGTTGCTAAATTCATTTCAAATTTCAACTGAAGAGTCCTTAGAAAATTTAGATTTGAGTAACAAAACGGAAAGAATGGCAGAAACAGAGGGGACGGAGTCACCACATTTAAGTTCAAGTATGaatggggaagattcttcttcAGATGGAGGACTGGAGTTTTACATAACAGATGAAAAAGGGATCGTCAAGGATTCCAAGATATCAATGAATGAGCCACTGGAAATAAATCAAGAGTTGAGGCTGCTGCATGTGCTTGTATATTGGTCAGATAAACAGATTCAACAATTTGATTCCCAGCTTTTCAGTCCATTGCCTGAGGTTTACAAGTCTGGGTTTTTGGCAAAGAAACCTCAGGAGTCAGCTTCACTATACAAGTGCCTTGATACATTCTTGCAAGAAGAACCTCTTGGACCCGAAGACATGTG GTACTGCCCTAGCTGTAAAAAACATCGTCAAGCCAGTAAGAAGCTAGATCTTTGGAGACTTCCTGAGATTTTGGTCATTCATCTTAAGAGGTTTCAATATAGTCGTTACATGAAGAACAAGCTGGAAACATATGTTGACTTTCCTGTGGATAATCTTGATTTGTCAGCTTATATTTCTCACAGGAATGGCAAATCTTACCAATACATGCTATATGCTATCAGTAACCATTATGGAAGTATGGGAGGTGGTCATTACACAGCTTTTGTCCAT CATGGTGGTGATCAATGGTACGACTTCGACGATAGCAATGTTCATCCCATTAGTAAGGAGAAGATAAAGTCATCAGCTGCCTATGTTCTTTTCTACAGAAGAGTTGTCGAAGGATAA